AAGCATAGTCTACAAAGGGCACTTTAGAATACGAACCGaatatatggaaaaaaatgtagcctctaccaggctccccaggtgGCTGGAAAATGCATATGGTAGAAAGTAAGTGGCTAAACTgtcagaaaacacaccagaggggTTGGTTGGCtaaggtcgcaaactgtactcctcagccagccaactcctctgacgtgttttctgtctttttggcGACTTTCtatctactatttttccagcgacctgagGAGCCTGGGAGAGGCTAGAAAACAAGGCACATCGAGTAGATGATTGAGGATAGGGATTGTCCATTACTCACCCCATGGGATGTGGGACAGTGATGTTGGTGGAGTAGAGAGTCAGGGACGGTTCACCCATGTCTTTGATCATGGCCAACTGTTTAAACTCCCCCTCTTCCCCCTCCCGCATGTTGATGGTGAACATTCCCTGTTAGAAAAAGAGTGTAAGAGATCGGTTTGCATACAATCCACTGTCATAAACTGTTAGATACGTAACCTATGCTAAATGAAGTGACTGAGGTGTATTTTGTTCATTCGTATTGAATTGAGTACAGCTGATTTTAGCAGGCTTGATAccacatgcaaatttttctatagatttaaaaactgtcatgttacaaaaatacatgtaggcaGATACATAAAATATCGCAATAGAAGGGAAAATACTGTCACGTGTAGCCCCGCGTGATTGTATGAAGATTCACGTTTGTTATTCTGTATCGTTTTAGTTGAATTCTAAAATTTATCATACATTCCTATGTTGTAGCTTGTGTTGACCATTTGTCAACCATTGTGTTTTTGTAGTGtgacgtaatctccaagcaggtcctacggtagcataagatagtatcaaatgctagcagaggagtgaagccggtctagaagcctttggccggctatactccttagccatctttgatactatcttatggcccCGTAGGGTCTGCGTGGAGACTAGTGTCACCAAATGTTCTATACTCCTGATGTCACCTGTGATTGTAACTAAGTGATACTGTACGTGGGAGCTACTAAGTCTAAGTCTTGTTGTTTTAGTTGACTTATAAacttatttgattacttctaagtttgtataccagctacacgtcactttgttatttgatttcttgttttttttttatttcatgtcgttatcattatctcttgactttgttattCAGCGTTTTGTAgccatgtatgtgtgtccttattcTGTTTGTGTACATGAGGAGcagacctcgataagcagggtctgctttccgtctcattGTGAATAAAAAGTAAGATAgaaagtctaagtctaagtaagatACTGTACCGGTGAAGAGGAGGTCCAGTGATCCAGGTTCTTCTGAAGGGTGACAGTGAAGTTCTCCCCTGCCCTGGGAACGGGAACATCAGGGGCTATAAACAAGAGTTGCTGATCCAACTTAATTTTAACGATATGTCTGTTACAACGCTCTATACGAATGTGTGCAAATATGAAATGTATCAATTGCCTATATGCAtataaacattacatgtatacatatacaacTATACATTGCACAAGCACGTGCACATGTATGTGGNNNNNNNNNNNNNNNNNNNNNNNNNNNNNNNNNNNNNNNNNNNNNNNNNNNNNNNNNNNNNNNNNNNNNNNNNNNNNNNNNNNNNNNNNNNNNNNNNNNNATATAGGTGACCCCAAtagttgaaaatatttcattttgatataacaacggatataggttacccattGATGCgctcgcggatgtcatccatgcatgtatgtatactcAAACCAACATGTTCAATTGCAGTGAGGCATTAACATTAACATATCGTTGGATTTGACTTAAGCATCACTAAATCTGAATTTCACGTTACTAAATCGTAACTCAGCCCCAACGTGGAGGCCTAAGTTAGAACTTACAAGAAGCATAATCTACAAAGGGCACTTTAGAATACGAACCGAATTTATGGAAAaaatgtagcctctaccaggctccccaggtgGCTTGAAAATGCATATGGTAGAAAGTAAGTGGCTAAACTgtcagaaaacacaccagaggggTTGGTTGGCtaaggtcgcaaactgtactcctcagccagctaactcctctgacgTGTTTACTGTCTTTTTGGCCACTTTCtatctactatttttccagcgaccttggGTGCCTGAGAGAGGCTAGAAAACATGGCACATTGAGCAGATGATTGAGGTAAGGGAATGTCCATTGCTCACCCCATGGGATGTGGGACAGTGATGTTGGTGGAGTAGAGAGTCAGGGACGGTTCACCCATGTCTTTGATCATCGCCAACTGCTTAAACTCCCCCTCTTCCCCCTCCCGCATGTTGATGGTGAACATTCCCTGTCAGAAAAAGAGTGTTAAAGATCGGTTTGCATACAATCCATTGATAAATATGAATTAAATGCAACTGATTTTAGAAGACTGCATATTTGACTGAAGATTTGAAACtgtcatataaaaaaaaatacatgttgaaagatacataaaagattgcaaTAGTAGAAAAGATACTGTCACTTATAGCCCCGCCTGATTGTATATAGTACTAAAGATTCACTAAATATGTTATCTTGTATTGTTTATATATAGTCAGACGAATTCTAAATTCTATCATTTATTTCTAGGTTGTAGTTTGTGTTATCATTTGACAGCCATTATGCTTTTGTATTGtgacgtagtctccaagcagatcccacggtagcacgagatactagtagtatcaaatgctggcagaggagtgaagtcggtctatattcctttgccatctttgatactatcttatggcccCGTAGGGTCTGCGTGGAGACTAGTGTGACGAAATTTTCTATACTCCTGATGTCGCCTATGATTGTAAATAAGTGATATTGTAAGCTACTTGGGAGCTACTAaatctaagtctaagtaagatACTGTACCGGTGAAGAGGAGGTCCAGTGATCCAGGTTCTTCTGGAGGGTCACCGTGAAGTTCTCCCCTGCCCTGGGGAAGGGGAACATCAGGGGCTATAAACAAGAGTTGCTGATCCAACTTAAATTTAACGATATGTCTGTTACAATGCTCTTCATTAATGTGTGCAAATATGAAATGTATCATGTGCCTATATGCATATAAAcattatatgtatacatgtatgtgtgtttgcgtgtgcatatgtatttatttacacattgtgtatgtgcatatgtgtgtatgtgtctgtgtctgtgtctttgtgtgcgtctgtgtttacatatgtgtatgtgtgtgtgtgtgagtctgtgtgtgcgtatgtgtgtgtgtgtacgtctgTGTACGTGTACGTCCCGGCAGTCTTTCAATGGGTGTTTGTATGCGAACTTTCAAACCAAGAAAGCTTAGGTTAAGTCTAGGGTAAGCGTAATATGATTCTAATGAGTCCTTCTTATTTTTACTAATTCAAATATGATTTAGTTAACACTACGGTCTTACATGAGAGCGATGCCGGTATGAGGCATCGGCATCCTCCCGCCACACGGGCCGGTCACCAGGGCGCAGTCATCCGCTCCTGCAGGCAGGGGAACACAAACCGTAACGTTAACGGTCGTAAAAAGTTCCATCACCTAGGTAAGTCTTTAAATAACCGCATATATGAaagcagtgacacctatagCTAGAGCTGCAGTGCAAGGTGAACCAATCAACTTTGCCCTGTCCTGAGGAGGGTTACGCATTGCATGAggaccatcctatttctaccggggcccCTTCCACTCGCTACCCTAAGAACAATCATTTTATAGGATAGTGAGCGTAatgagccccggtagaaatagaaTGGTATATatagcctccgtagcaggcACTCTGAGGCTTTTTTTTTCGGCTCATAAGCCAGAGTGCCTGCTACGGAAGcaaatggtacccaggctaggttacGAGGGTCATCGAAATTTCGGTACTCACAGACGGttacggaaaaaaaattcaatgggTTACCGAAAAGCTCGCTGTTCAAAGATAATGAATGATGTTAGTAATATCTGATAAGTGAAGGGTCCTGAATGTGTAACCGGGGCTTTACCGCGACGCCCCTGAACAATACATGATTTATTTTTAGCGCCACTTTGATCAGCTACCACGTGTTTACTGTAACCAGTaaagtttgttttcacagtAAACAAAGTGCCTGGCATCGGACTGTACCAGACTGTACCCTACCTAACGTCATCTGACCCAGTTTCAAGACACCTCGTGATGACCTCGTGCGCAGGTTACTACCATatagcctccgtagcaggctctctgatgCTTTTTCCAGCTCACAATACACTTTTGCGtggcatttctttttgtactggggcCCCTGATCGCAGGCTGCCCTGATTCAGGGggcaaaagtgtattttgagccGAAGAAagcccccagagagcctgctacggaggctCACTACCGTACCAGACAAACAACCTCGCTATGCACACACTTGTTATGTAACGTTTAGAGAGCGGAAAAAACAATGGGGATCTCATGCATTATACCGTCTGTTTTGAACAGATAGCACAAATAAAATCCATTGAAGACTTATAAGTATTTGTTCCCGAAGATTGCTCATTGGTGAACAATAGACCgataaaatgacagaaaaggaagaTTGAACATGTGGGAAAGGGGGCGTGGCCTTCAATTGTAAATGGCCGTTGTTTTGTGTTTCAAGCTCTAACCCAAGGGCGTGTACTAATATGTTTCATGAATTCATTTAGTTCTCCTCTTTAGTACAGCGTTTCAGTGCCCATTTGAGTAACAAGGATGTTGTATGACATATAACGTGCTCGAGACACCTCCTAGATCACGGGATCCCGTTTTCATAAtcacgtcccttccgaaagcaGCTCCAACCAGTTCGCCTTTCGCGTCATTCGACCCGGGGTCGCCAACTTACAACCAGCGAGTCGGAACCACGAAATCAACTGTgagactgctaccagttgagccacagggacaccACATGTTTCAAAGCAAAGTTACAATTTTCGTAACAATTCGTAATTCAAACGTTGCGTAATAATTTTCCTGCATTTCCTTGAGCCAAGAAGTTCTGTCGTTTCTTAATATATTCTTCAACGAAGATACTTTTCTCACCTGCTTTGTTTATTCCCATCATGGACCCCCTCTGAGGAGGGCTGATCATGCACATGTGGGCCCAGGTACCGGCCAGGCACATCAGGAACACCGCCACAGTCTTCATGGTTGGCTGGCGAGGTGGGAGCTAAGGAGAAAAGGTGTGTACACGTCGCTGTCTGCAGGACAAGTGATCAGACTTTACTCGTACTGTGTGTGTCCCGTGACGATCCCACCGGACCACGGTACAAAGTTGTGTTGGTAGGCGAGGTGGAGGCTCCAGTGAAAAGGTGTTAGTTAACACGTCGGGGGCTCAGACTTTACTCATACTGTGTGTCCCGTGACGATCACACCGGACCGTCAAGGTCAGTGAAGTTGTGTTGGTAGGCGAGATAGGATTTCCAGTGGTAGTGAAAAGGTGTTTGTTAACACGTCGATGCTTACTCGTACGTACTGTGTGTACATGTTCCGTGACGTGACGCTCACACCAGACTAACATACAATGACCGGCAatggtgcactctcactgtatttgtgtcacgcttgcgtcactgcggggttcgaaagatactcaacgaatttcagagataaagaacgattttttttgtattttgtcctcTTTCAAGTCATACTTATACACGTATTATGCAATACCTGAATAATAACAAATCTGAGAAAATAACAATATAGTTAcacagtaaacgaaccccgcagtgacgcaagcttgacgcaagtccAGTGAGAATATTAAGGCATGGCTGTGGCATGACTGTAGGGATTTTGGCCCAGACATTAGAGGTCCTGGGTACGAATCTCCGGACATACCCAATTGAAGTTAACACGCCTTTCCTCACCTTcaaaaatgagtaccttgctACGGATAGGGATGTTCTGTAGATATATAGGATATCCTATCCAAGGCCAGTgcttgaggagagtcacacatCAAGTACTTTAAAGTACCAACCAAACGTACGGAAAAGAGTAGTAGTCCTTCTAAAAAGTTGATCAAATATATTTGtcaggatatgcagcttgtacaaaCCTGGTAAGTTACGCCATGAGACGAATAGCGATTTTCTACATTCAACCGttttgtcatgaaaaagtgattgtttacattcaatttggatgttatccataaaatatGCTTGCTGTCGGTTAGTGGTGATTCCAAAGGTGACGACTGACCTCGGGTGACCTCAAACATATCTCAAACCTTTAAGCTTTTTACATAACATATGACCTGCTGCTATAGATATCATTATAGGTACTGTATACGCCATTATAAACCATCTATACGTAATAGTTAATATGTTCtcagaatattgttattgattgcTATTCTGTACATATGAAGTTCCAGTTGTATTGTCTCCGTcc
Above is a genomic segment from Branchiostoma floridae strain S238N-H82 chromosome 16, Bfl_VNyyK, whole genome shotgun sequence containing:
- the LOC118403138 gene encoding uncharacterized protein LOC118403138 isoform X1; translation: MKTVAVFLMCLAGTWAHMCMISPPQRGSMMGINKAGADDCALVTGPCGGRMPMPHTGIALMAGENFTVTLQKNLDHWTSSSPGMFTINMREGEEGEFKQLAMIKDMGEPSLTLYSTNITVPHPMGHGMATLQAVYVTKNPQAPAMFYECADVHIMPRP
- the LOC118403138 gene encoding uncharacterized protein LOC118403138 isoform X3; protein product: MKTVAVFLMCLAGTWAHMCMISPPQRGSMMGINKAGADDCALVTGPCGGRMPMPHTGIALMAGENFTVTLQKNLDHWTSSSPGMFTINMREGEEGEFKQLAMIKDMGEPSLTLYSTNITVPHPMGHGMATLQAVYVTKNPQAPAMFYECADVHIMPRP
- the LOC118403138 gene encoding uncharacterized protein LOC118403138 isoform X2: MKTVAVFLMCLAGTWAHMCMISPPQRGSMMGINKAGADDCALVTGPCGGRMPMPHTGIALMAGENFTVTLQKNLDHWTSSSPGMFTINMREGEEGEFKQLAMIKDMGEPSLTLYSTNITVPHPMGHGMATLQAVYVTKNPQAPAMFYECADVHIMPRP